The proteins below come from a single Brevundimonas sp. LM2 genomic window:
- a CDS encoding M61 family metallopeptidase: MSRLFATACAAALLISVGAVSAQTPQTGPGPTTPDIGGFPDSPPIPAPSQATYPGTIGYEVDATDLDRRIVSVRQTIPVQPGPLTLLYPKYLPGNHADSGPIQLLAGLTITADGRRVEWRRDAVDPYAFHLDVPAGTTQIEAAFQWLTQSDNANWRVVMTPSMMNLQFEKALLYPAGYAATGITFAPSVRLPQGWQYGVALETASFENGLATFAPVSLYTLVDSPMFAGAHYRRIDIDPTGEDVHLNIVADEADNLAPTAEQLGHYEAMVTQADRLFGSRHYDRYEFLLGLTNQMGGIGLEHHRSSENTHAPDFFTAWGKSAGSRALLPHEYAHSWNGKFRRPADELTANYNVPTENSLLWVYEGQTEYWGDVLSARSGLHTKAQALILLADRAAFYQNQPGRQWRNLQDANNHNLLGYRVPGQWTSWMRGTSDYYDEAALIWLDADTLIRERTNDRRSLDDFARAFFSPESTDGDWSPHGYTFADVVAALNAVAPHDWATFLRDRLDAVGPDATAPLDGLARGGYRLTYVEEPNADEKAVHSNWGSDFRYSLGFSLSGPNQRITAIQWGGPAYAAGIGAGWDLIAVGDQAATPEVLRDAVTAAKDGTTPIRLTLKSGTRIRTLDLPWTEGLRYPRLERVEGTRDRIGDIMTARRR; encoded by the coding sequence ATGTCGCGCCTGTTCGCCACCGCCTGCGCCGCTGCTCTCCTGATCTCCGTAGGCGCGGTCTCGGCCCAGACGCCCCAGACAGGCCCCGGTCCGACGACGCCGGACATCGGCGGCTTCCCCGACAGCCCGCCGATCCCGGCCCCGAGCCAGGCCACCTATCCCGGCACCATCGGCTACGAAGTCGATGCCACCGACCTGGATCGTCGGATCGTGTCCGTGCGCCAGACCATCCCGGTCCAGCCCGGTCCCCTGACCCTGCTCTATCCGAAATACCTGCCAGGCAACCACGCCGACTCGGGCCCGATCCAACTGCTGGCCGGGCTGACGATCACCGCCGACGGCCGGCGGGTCGAATGGCGCCGCGACGCGGTCGACCCCTATGCCTTCCACCTCGACGTTCCCGCCGGCACGACCCAGATCGAGGCCGCCTTCCAGTGGCTGACGCAGTCGGACAACGCCAACTGGCGCGTTGTTATGACGCCGTCGATGATGAACCTGCAGTTCGAGAAGGCCCTGCTCTATCCGGCCGGCTATGCGGCCACCGGCATCACCTTCGCCCCCTCCGTCCGCCTGCCGCAGGGCTGGCAATATGGCGTGGCCCTGGAGACGGCATCGTTCGAGAACGGCCTGGCCACCTTCGCTCCCGTGTCGCTCTACACCCTGGTCGACAGCCCGATGTTCGCCGGGGCCCACTATCGCCGGATCGACATCGATCCGACCGGCGAGGACGTGCATCTGAACATCGTCGCCGACGAAGCCGACAACCTCGCGCCCACCGCCGAGCAGCTGGGCCACTACGAGGCCATGGTGACCCAGGCCGACCGCCTGTTCGGGTCGCGCCACTACGATCGCTACGAGTTCCTGCTGGGCCTGACCAATCAGATGGGCGGCATCGGGCTGGAGCATCACCGCTCGTCCGAGAACACGCACGCCCCCGACTTCTTCACCGCCTGGGGCAAGTCGGCCGGATCCAGGGCCCTGCTGCCACACGAATACGCCCACTCCTGGAACGGCAAGTTCCGCCGCCCGGCAGACGAGCTGACCGCCAACTACAATGTCCCGACCGAGAACAGCCTGCTGTGGGTCTATGAGGGTCAGACCGAATACTGGGGCGACGTCCTGTCGGCCCGCAGCGGACTGCATACGAAGGCGCAGGCCCTGATCCTGCTGGCCGACCGCGCGGCCTTCTACCAGAACCAGCCGGGTCGCCAGTGGCGCAATCTGCAGGACGCCAACAACCACAACCTGCTGGGCTATCGCGTGCCCGGCCAGTGGACGTCGTGGATGCGCGGCACCAGCGACTATTATGACGAGGCGGCCCTGATCTGGCTGGACGCCGACACCCTGATCCGAGAGCGCACAAACGATCGCCGCTCGCTCGACGACTTCGCCCGCGCCTTCTTCTCGCCCGAGAGCACGGACGGCGACTGGAGCCCCCACGGCTACACCTTCGCCGACGTGGTCGCGGCCCTGAACGCCGTGGCTCCCCATGACTGGGCCACCTTCCTGCGCGACCGTCTGGACGCCGTGGGCCCGGACGCCACCGCCCCGCTCGACGGCCTCGCGCGCGGGGGCTACCGCCTGACCTATGTCGAGGAGCCGAACGCCGACGAGAAGGCGGTCCATTCCAACTGGGGCTCGGACTTCCGCTACTCGCTGGGCTTCTCGCTCAGCGGTCCCAACCAGAGGATCACCGCCATCCAGTGGGGCGGCCCGGCCTATGCCGCCGGCATTGGCGCCGGCTGGGATCTGATCGCGGTCGGGGACCAGGCCGCGACGCCGGAGGTCCTGCGCGACGCCGTCACGGCCGCCAAGGACGGCACCACCCCGATCCGCCTGACGCTGAAGAGCGGCACCCGGATCCGCACCCTGGACCTGCCCTGGACCGAGGGCCTGCGCTATCCGCGCCTGGAGCGGGTCGAGGGCACGCGCGACCGGATCGGCGACATCATGACGGCGCGCCGTCGCTAG